From the Vibrio metoecus genome, one window contains:
- the purM gene encoding phosphoribosylformylglycinamidine cyclo-ligase: MSGNNPSLSYKDAGVDIDAGNALVERIKGAVKRTRRPEVMGGLGGFGALCELPTKYKHPVLVSGTDGVGTKLRLALDMKKHDTIGIDLVAMCVNDLIVQGAEPLFFLDYYATGKLDVDTAAEVISGIADGCLQAGCALIGGETAEMPGMYEGEDYDVAGFCVGVVEKEEIIDGSKVQVGDALIAVGSSGPHSNGYSLVRKILEVSKADKNELLAGKTIGEHLLAPTKIYIKSGLKLIAEHDIHAISHITGGGFWENIPRVLPEGTKAVIDGKSWEWPVIFQWLQEKGNVTTHEMYRTFNCGVGLIIALPKDQADAAVALLQAEGENAWVIGEIAAANSSEAQVEIN, from the coding sequence GTGAGCGGTAATAATCCATCTCTCAGCTATAAAGATGCAGGTGTCGATATTGATGCAGGTAATGCACTCGTTGAACGAATTAAAGGCGCAGTGAAGCGCACCCGTCGCCCTGAAGTTATGGGTGGCCTAGGTGGTTTTGGCGCACTGTGTGAGCTACCAACCAAATACAAACACCCAGTTTTAGTCTCTGGTACAGACGGCGTAGGTACCAAACTGCGTCTCGCACTGGATATGAAAAAACATGACACCATCGGTATCGATCTCGTTGCTATGTGCGTTAACGATCTGATTGTTCAAGGTGCTGAGCCGCTGTTTTTCCTCGATTATTACGCGACTGGCAAGCTGGATGTGGATACTGCAGCCGAAGTCATTTCCGGCATTGCCGATGGCTGTTTGCAAGCAGGTTGTGCGCTGATTGGTGGCGAAACCGCTGAAATGCCAGGCATGTACGAAGGTGAAGACTACGACGTGGCTGGCTTTTGTGTCGGCGTGGTTGAAAAAGAAGAGATCATCGACGGCAGCAAAGTACAAGTTGGTGACGCGCTAATTGCAGTTGGCTCTAGCGGCCCACACTCCAACGGTTACTCGCTGGTACGTAAGATTTTAGAAGTCTCTAAAGCCGATAAGAATGAGCTTTTAGCAGGCAAAACCATTGGTGAGCACTTACTCGCACCGACCAAGATTTACATCAAGTCAGGCTTAAAGCTGATTGCTGAACACGATATTCACGCAATCTCTCACATTACTGGCGGTGGTTTCTGGGAAAACATTCCACGCGTACTGCCAGAAGGTACGAAAGCCGTAATCGATGGTAAGAGCTGGGAATGGCCAGTCATTTTCCAATGGCTACAAGAAAAAGGTAACGTGACCACTCACGAAATGTACCGTACTTTCAACTGTGGTGTCGGTTTGATCATTGCTCTGCCAAAGGATCAAGCCGATGCAGCCGTCGCTCTACTCCAAGCGGAAGGCGAAAATGCATGGGTGATCGGCGAAATCGCAGCCGCCAATAGCAGCGAAGCACAGGTAGAGATCAACTAA
- the upp gene encoding uracil phosphoribosyltransferase: protein MKIVEVKHPLVKHKLGLMREGDISTKRFRELATEVGSLLTYEATSDFETEKVTIEGWNGPVQVDQIKGKKVTVVPILRAGLGMMDGVLEHIPSARISVVGIYRDEETLEPVPYFNKLASNIEERIALVVDPMLATGGSMIATIDLLKEKGCNQIKVLVLVAAPEGIAALEKAHPDVELYTAAIDEKLNDKGYIVPGLGDAGDKIFGTK from the coding sequence ATGAAAATTGTTGAAGTTAAGCACCCTCTTGTAAAACACAAACTTGGCCTGATGCGTGAAGGCGATATCAGCACTAAGCGTTTTCGCGAGCTTGCGACAGAAGTTGGCAGCTTGCTGACTTATGAAGCGACTTCTGACTTTGAAACCGAAAAAGTCACGATCGAAGGCTGGAATGGCCCTGTGCAAGTGGATCAGATCAAAGGTAAGAAAGTCACAGTCGTGCCAATCTTGCGTGCCGGCCTTGGCATGATGGATGGCGTGCTTGAGCACATCCCAAGTGCGCGTATCAGTGTCGTGGGTATTTACCGTGATGAAGAAACCCTAGAGCCTGTGCCTTACTTCAATAAGCTGGCTTCTAACATTGAAGAGCGTATTGCCCTAGTGGTTGACCCTATGCTGGCAACCGGTGGTTCTATGATCGCCACTATTGATCTACTGAAAGAGAAAGGCTGTAACCAGATTAAAGTTCTGGTGCTGGTGGCGGCTCCTGAAGGTATTGCTGCTCTGGAAAAAGCACACCCAGATGTTGAGCTTTACACAGCGGCTATCGATGAAAAGCTGAACGACAAAGGCTACATCGTCCCGGGTCTTGGTGACGCTGGCGACAAGATTTTTGGTACTAAGTGA
- a CDS encoding sensor domain-containing diguanylate cyclase — translation MTRKKFSWILVSLIIFGFFVTSLVSYKVAHDTLEEQINKDSLPLTSDNIYSEIQQDLIRPIFISSLMAQDTFVRDWTLAGEQEPERIIRYLSEIQRQYQTMSSFYISDRTHNYYHYSGMLKTISESNPNDAWFFRVKNSAPDKHFEVNIDVDTANSHQTVVFVNYKVFDFENRFLGVIGVGLSSDAVSALVEKYQKRYNRHIYFINELGEVTLHGSNHPGFTRIQEREGLKTLSTQILTSPSVSGSYYADGQKVYLNSRWVEEFQWYIIVEQKDEFNQDIWFKAMLGNLVISALVAIAVLGLAQMSFRGYQKRLEDMAVRDKLTGAYSRQVFEELVEEAISNAAKEQHPLSLAVIDLDHFKQVNDNYGHPVGDLVLQRVVGICQRHIEQVGTLCRWGGEEFVVLLPDMPLQEAHQRMEQIRHDIAVMSSKPQVTVSIGVVEHSPNESLLQLFNRADQAMYTAKNEGRNKVVGLSL, via the coding sequence ATGACGCGAAAGAAATTTAGTTGGATTCTTGTCTCTTTAATTATATTTGGATTTTTTGTGACCAGTTTGGTCAGTTATAAAGTGGCTCACGATACGCTTGAGGAGCAAATCAATAAAGACTCGCTCCCTTTAACCAGCGACAACATCTATTCAGAAATCCAGCAGGATCTGATCCGCCCCATTTTTATCTCTTCTTTAATGGCACAAGATACTTTTGTGCGTGACTGGACATTGGCTGGGGAGCAAGAACCCGAACGAATCATCCGCTATTTGAGTGAGATTCAGCGCCAATATCAAACGATGTCGAGCTTCTACATTTCGGATCGTACTCACAACTATTATCACTACAGCGGAATGTTGAAGACCATCTCGGAATCGAACCCGAATGATGCTTGGTTTTTTCGGGTAAAAAATTCTGCGCCCGATAAACATTTCGAGGTGAATATTGATGTTGATACCGCCAACAGTCATCAAACGGTGGTGTTTGTTAACTACAAGGTTTTTGATTTCGAAAATCGTTTCCTGGGTGTGATTGGTGTGGGGTTGAGCTCCGATGCGGTTTCTGCGTTAGTGGAGAAATATCAAAAACGTTACAATCGGCATATCTATTTTATCAATGAGTTGGGAGAGGTCACTTTGCATGGCTCCAATCACCCTGGCTTTACACGGATTCAGGAGCGTGAAGGGCTGAAAACACTCTCAACCCAGATTTTGACGTCCCCTAGTGTGAGTGGGAGTTATTACGCCGATGGGCAAAAAGTCTATCTCAACAGTCGTTGGGTCGAAGAATTCCAGTGGTACATCATCGTTGAGCAGAAAGATGAATTTAACCAAGACATTTGGTTCAAAGCGATGCTGGGAAATTTAGTGATCAGTGCTTTGGTGGCGATTGCGGTATTAGGGCTTGCACAAATGAGCTTCCGAGGTTACCAAAAACGGCTAGAAGATATGGCGGTAAGAGATAAATTGACGGGCGCATACAGTCGACAAGTGTTTGAGGAGCTAGTTGAAGAGGCGATTTCTAATGCGGCGAAAGAGCAGCATCCTTTAAGTTTGGCTGTTATCGATCTTGACCATTTTAAGCAAGTGAATGATAACTATGGTCATCCGGTTGGGGATCTGGTTTTACAACGTGTGGTTGGGATATGTCAGCGTCATATTGAACAAGTGGGAACCTTGTGCCGCTGGGGCGGCGAAGAGTTTGTTGTTCTACTACCAGACATGCCGTTGCAAGAAGCGCATCAACGCATGGAGCAGATTCGACATGACATTGCGGTGATGAGCAGTAAACCACAGGTTACGGTGAGTATTGGTGTCGTTGAACACTCTCCGAATGAGAGCTTGCTGCAATTGTTTAATCGCGCAGATCAAGCCATGTACACGGCCAAAAATGAAGGCCGTAATAAAGTGGTTGGGTTATCGCTCTAG
- the rluF gene encoding 23S rRNA pseudouridine(2604) synthase RluF — MSQPIEKRLNKFISETGFCSRREADKLIEQGRVTLNGAQPEVGSKVTEQDEVCIDGKPLRSKERPIYIALNKPTGITCTTERDVPGNIVDFIGHHKRIFPIGRLDKPSDGLIFLTNDGDIVNKILRAGNNHEKEYVVRVDKPITPEFIRQMASGVNILDTVTLPCKVTQETQYSFRIVLTQGLNRQIRRMCEALGYEVFKLRRVRIMNITLDGIPNGKWRYLSEAEVSEILAMCEDSSGTEEASRVAQSGDSIKRATDAKLFDSREANKESKARRNPKTYHGKNAQEFRHAPNSKKAQRHPKSSPSNSSTASKPAPRPTPRTGGTLSLRKSK; from the coding sequence ATGTCCCAACCTATTGAAAAACGCCTTAATAAATTCATCAGTGAAACGGGTTTTTGCTCACGCCGTGAGGCTGACAAACTGATTGAACAAGGCCGCGTCACCCTCAATGGCGCCCAGCCAGAAGTCGGAAGTAAAGTCACCGAACAAGATGAAGTGTGTATTGATGGCAAGCCGCTACGCAGCAAAGAACGCCCTATCTATATTGCGTTAAACAAACCAACAGGCATTACCTGTACTACGGAGCGCGATGTTCCGGGGAATATTGTTGACTTTATTGGTCACCACAAACGCATTTTCCCGATTGGTCGTTTAGATAAGCCGTCTGACGGACTGATCTTCCTAACCAATGATGGCGATATCGTGAATAAAATCCTGCGTGCAGGTAATAACCACGAAAAAGAGTACGTGGTTCGAGTCGATAAACCCATTACGCCTGAATTTATCCGTCAGATGGCATCTGGAGTGAACATTCTCGATACCGTTACTCTGCCTTGTAAAGTCACTCAGGAAACCCAGTATTCTTTTCGCATCGTGCTCACACAAGGCCTCAATCGCCAAATTCGCCGCATGTGTGAAGCCTTGGGTTATGAGGTATTTAAACTGCGCCGAGTGCGGATCATGAACATCACGTTAGATGGGATTCCAAACGGTAAATGGCGTTATTTAAGCGAAGCGGAAGTGAGCGAGATTCTGGCTATGTGTGAAGACTCCAGCGGTACGGAAGAAGCCTCACGAGTCGCACAAAGTGGTGACAGCATTAAGCGTGCGACCGATGCCAAGCTGTTTGATAGTCGTGAAGCCAATAAAGAATCCAAAGCGCGCCGCAACCCCAAAACCTATCACGGTAAAAATGCGCAAGAGTTTCGTCATGCCCCCAACTCGAAAAAAGCTCAGCGCCATCCAAAGAGCTCCCCATCCAACTCTTCGACAGCATCAAAACCAGCCCCGCGTCCAACCCCACGCACCGGCGGTACCTTGAGCCTAAGAAAGTCGAAATAA
- the smrA gene encoding DNA endonuclease SmrA: MSQDELELFQQMMGDVKTITHDTVELKKAHQVTEAQLAKREAAVNLADHDPEALSIDHAPMLKPDDMLEFKRDGVQDGVYRKLRLGKYPIQARLDLHRKTLKEARSEVIQFIRQCMAMDIRTLLIVHGRGKRSTPPALMKSFVSHWLTQISEVQCAHSAQRLHGGTGAVYVLLRKSAEKKAENRERHQKRLG, encoded by the coding sequence ATGTCGCAAGATGAACTCGAACTTTTTCAACAAATGATGGGCGATGTAAAAACCATTACTCATGATACCGTTGAACTCAAAAAAGCCCACCAAGTCACCGAAGCTCAACTGGCTAAACGTGAAGCGGCAGTGAACTTGGCTGACCATGACCCCGAGGCGCTATCCATCGATCATGCCCCCATGCTTAAGCCTGATGACATGCTCGAATTTAAGCGTGATGGGGTACAAGATGGCGTTTACCGCAAACTCAGATTGGGCAAATACCCCATTCAAGCACGCTTAGACTTACATCGAAAAACGCTTAAAGAAGCACGCAGTGAGGTGATTCAATTTATTCGCCAGTGTATGGCGATGGATATTCGTACCTTGTTGATTGTGCATGGTCGAGGCAAACGATCTACCCCTCCCGCATTAATGAAGAGTTTTGTCAGCCATTGGCTGACTCAAATTAGCGAAGTGCAGTGTGCTCATTCTGCTCAACGTTTACATGGAGGCACCGGCGCGGTTTATGTATTACTTCGTAAGAGTGCGGAGAAAAAAGCGGAAAACCGAGAGCGTCATCAGAAACGTCTTGGCTAA
- a CDS encoding DUF3149 domain-containing protein: MDFWLNLLFGNAVGLSSMIVIFGALGLMLFYGGFFIYKVMNDKSPH; the protein is encoded by the coding sequence ATGGACTTCTGGCTCAATCTTCTTTTTGGTAATGCAGTTGGACTCTCTTCAATGATAGTCATCTTTGGCGCTCTAGGTCTTATGCTGTTCTATGGCGGTTTCTTCATCTACAAAGTAATGAACGACAAATCTCCTCACTAG
- a CDS encoding TraB/GumN family protein produces MRNRFAFCLLWLFIPPLHAEPLYWSATKGSTQLILFGSLHVGSDQLYPLPNPLTQELKQSAGLVVETDIRHQSNVTLPTTKVSSEQVLSDEQLFVLDGIAQQLRLDAQQIRQLPPWSASLILQMHQFLEMGYQAERGIDLYFMHQAEQDQLPVISLETLQFQVDLLAHLPNSGKELLVSLLDEWENNTKLTACMIESWKRGDEKSLLQMLTLTGMSVELEAQMLTERNKDWAEKLTQPHFLPQQGKPYVVVVGTLHLIGKQSLLSFLEQKGFSIKQLNQSQTATCSFL; encoded by the coding sequence ATGCGAAACCGATTCGCCTTCTGTCTTTTATGGCTGTTTATCCCACCGCTCCACGCAGAACCGCTGTACTGGTCTGCAACCAAAGGCTCGACACAACTGATCCTCTTCGGCTCTCTCCATGTAGGCAGTGATCAGCTTTATCCATTGCCTAACCCACTCACGCAAGAGCTGAAACAGAGTGCAGGCTTAGTAGTGGAAACTGATATCCGTCACCAATCCAATGTCACCTTACCAACAACTAAAGTAAGCAGTGAGCAAGTCTTGAGTGATGAACAACTGTTTGTGTTAGATGGGATTGCGCAACAACTGAGGTTGGATGCCCAGCAGATCCGCCAACTGCCCCCTTGGTCAGCCAGTCTTATCTTGCAAATGCACCAATTTTTAGAGATGGGTTATCAAGCCGAACGTGGCATCGACCTTTATTTCATGCACCAAGCTGAGCAAGATCAACTGCCGGTGATCAGTCTAGAAACCTTACAATTTCAAGTGGATCTGTTAGCGCATTTACCTAATTCAGGGAAGGAATTATTAGTGAGTTTGCTCGATGAATGGGAAAACAATACCAAACTCACCGCGTGCATGATTGAAAGCTGGAAAAGAGGAGATGAGAAGAGTTTGCTACAAATGCTCACACTCACGGGTATGTCCGTTGAGTTGGAAGCCCAAATGCTCACCGAGCGTAATAAGGATTGGGCAGAGAAGCTCACTCAACCTCACTTCTTACCACAACAAGGTAAGCCTTATGTAGTGGTGGTCGGCACTTTGCATCTGATTGGCAAGCAAAGCTTACTCAGTTTTCTTGAGCAAAAAGGCTTTAGCATCAAGCAACTTAACCAAAGCCAAACAGCAACCTGCTCATTTTTATAA
- a CDS encoding beta-N-acetylhexosaminidase, translating into MLKKSLVSIAVFTSLSGCALNTTSPQDVVDTLANNLDVQYQVVNNHGADTGLACQTLEAEWASCNQVNMTLVNRGEAVNSKDWAIYFHSIRLILDVGNDQFKITRVTGDLHKLEPTDKFDGFAAGETVTLPLIGEYWTLFDTDFMPRAFVTAPDAEPKVVASLNTEDVDSFVSGLEGENLKRTPSDNNVFAQALSRFEKNSDVALQDVTHALIPTPLQVKSHSGSVSIAKGIALPSKAFDGEQMQALNERAQLLGVNLKGVMPAQVVINPKSFKGELAKSGAYRLAITDKAVKVTAFDQAGAFYAMQSVLGLVDMADATQLPKVEIVDAPRFDYRGVMVDVARNFHSKQAILATLDQMAAYKMNKLHLHLTDDEGWRIEIPGLPELTDIGAQRCFDPSETECVLPQLGSGPNADNFGSGYFTKQDYLEILQYAKARHIEVIPEIDMPAHARAAVVSMEARYQRLMQEGNEAAANEFRLLDPQDTSNVTTVQFYDRMSFINPCLDSSKRFVDKVISEIATMHQAAGMPLTTWHFGGDEAKNIKLGAGFQDVNTQEPVSWKGNLDLSKQDKPFARSPQCQNLIATGAVSDFGHLPSYFAEQVSKLVAEKGIANFQAWQDGLKYSEGEKAFATENTRVNFWDVLYWGGSASAYEWAEKGYDVIISNPDYVYMDMPYEVDPKERGYYWATRATDTRKMFGFAPENLPQNAETSLDRDGNGFSGKGEVKGKPFYGLSAQLWSETVRTDEQYEYMVFPRVLAAAERAWHRADWENTYKAGVEYSQETQLVNDKALNADWNRFANVLGQRELAKLEKAGIDYRLPVPGAKIENGHLAMNVQFPGVTLQYSLDGQTWLDYDAKQAPKVNGEVWIRSVSASGERTSRVTSLK; encoded by the coding sequence ATGCTGAAAAAGAGTCTTGTCTCGATTGCGGTATTCACTTCATTAAGTGGCTGCGCACTCAATACCACCTCACCACAAGACGTGGTGGATACATTAGCGAATAACTTGGATGTGCAATACCAAGTGGTCAACAATCACGGCGCGGATACCGGTTTGGCTTGTCAAACTCTAGAAGCTGAGTGGGCTTCTTGTAACCAAGTGAATATGACCTTGGTTAACCGCGGTGAGGCGGTTAATTCAAAAGATTGGGCCATTTACTTCCACAGTATTCGCTTGATCCTCGATGTAGGTAATGACCAGTTCAAAATTACTCGCGTAACAGGCGACCTACATAAACTGGAACCTACCGATAAGTTTGATGGTTTTGCCGCAGGTGAAACAGTGACTCTACCGCTGATTGGTGAATACTGGACTCTGTTTGATACTGACTTTATGCCACGCGCTTTTGTAACCGCACCGGATGCCGAGCCAAAAGTGGTTGCTTCTTTGAACACGGAAGATGTGGACAGCTTTGTGTCTGGCCTAGAGGGTGAAAACCTTAAGCGCACTCCTAGCGATAACAATGTATTCGCTCAAGCGCTGTCTCGCTTTGAAAAGAACAGTGATGTTGCGCTGCAAGATGTGACACACGCACTCATCCCAACGCCACTGCAAGTGAAATCGCATAGCGGATCAGTCTCTATCGCGAAAGGTATCGCGCTGCCAAGCAAAGCGTTTGACGGTGAACAAATGCAAGCGCTGAATGAGCGTGCACAACTGCTTGGCGTGAACTTAAAAGGCGTAATGCCTGCGCAAGTGGTTATCAACCCTAAATCATTTAAAGGTGAGCTGGCCAAATCTGGTGCTTACCGTTTAGCGATTACGGATAAAGCCGTCAAAGTTACCGCTTTTGACCAAGCGGGTGCATTCTATGCGATGCAATCGGTGCTGGGTTTAGTCGATATGGCGGATGCGACTCAACTGCCAAAAGTTGAAATCGTCGATGCTCCTCGTTTTGATTATCGCGGTGTGATGGTGGATGTGGCGCGTAACTTCCACTCGAAACAAGCGATTCTAGCGACCTTGGATCAAATGGCGGCTTACAAAATGAATAAGCTGCATCTCCATCTGACCGATGACGAAGGCTGGCGTATTGAAATCCCAGGATTGCCAGAGCTTACTGACATCGGCGCTCAACGCTGTTTTGACCCGAGTGAAACAGAATGTGTATTGCCACAATTGGGTTCTGGTCCAAACGCCGATAACTTTGGCTCTGGTTATTTCACCAAGCAAGATTATTTAGAGATCCTGCAATACGCGAAAGCTCGTCATATCGAAGTGATCCCAGAAATTGATATGCCAGCGCACGCTCGTGCGGCCGTGGTTTCAATGGAAGCGCGTTACCAACGTTTAATGCAAGAGGGCAATGAGGCGGCGGCCAATGAGTTCCGTTTGCTGGATCCGCAAGATACCTCTAACGTCACCACAGTACAGTTCTATGACCGCATGAGCTTTATCAACCCATGCTTAGATTCGTCAAAGCGCTTTGTGGATAAAGTGATCTCTGAGATTGCGACGATGCACCAAGCGGCGGGTATGCCTCTGACAACGTGGCACTTTGGTGGCGATGAAGCGAAAAACATCAAGCTTGGCGCAGGCTTCCAAGATGTGAATACCCAAGAGCCAGTAAGTTGGAAAGGCAACTTGGATCTGAGCAAGCAAGATAAGCCTTTTGCGCGTTCGCCGCAGTGTCAAAACTTGATTGCAACAGGTGCGGTGAGTGATTTCGGCCATTTACCAAGCTACTTTGCTGAGCAAGTGTCTAAGTTGGTTGCCGAGAAAGGTATTGCTAACTTCCAAGCATGGCAAGATGGCTTGAAATACAGCGAAGGCGAAAAAGCGTTCGCAACCGAAAACACGCGTGTGAACTTCTGGGATGTTCTGTACTGGGGCGGTTCTGCTTCTGCCTATGAATGGGCTGAGAAAGGTTACGATGTGATCATCTCTAACCCTGACTACGTTTACATGGATATGCCTTACGAAGTGGATCCTAAAGAGCGTGGTTATTACTGGGCAACCCGTGCAACTGATACACGTAAGATGTTTGGTTTTGCACCGGAAAACTTGCCACAAAATGCAGAAACTTCATTGGATCGTGATGGCAATGGCTTCAGCGGTAAAGGCGAAGTGAAAGGTAAGCCTTTCTATGGTCTGTCTGCGCAGCTTTGGTCTGAAACGGTACGTACCGATGAGCAATATGAATACATGGTATTCCCTCGTGTGCTCGCAGCCGCTGAGCGTGCATGGCATCGTGCGGATTGGGAAAATACTTACAAAGCCGGCGTCGAATATTCGCAAGAGACTCAGTTGGTTAACGATAAAGCGCTGAATGCAGATTGGAATCGCTTTGCTAACGTATTGGGTCAACGTGAGCTGGCCAAACTTGAGAAAGCAGGCATTGATTACCGCCTCCCAGTTCCGGGAGCTAAGATCGAGAACGGTCATTTGGCCATGAACGTTCAGTTCCCAGGTGTCACGCTGCAATACTCACTGGATGGTCAAACTTGGTTGGATTATGACGCGAAGCAAGCGCCAAAAGTGAACGGAGAAGTTTGGATTCGCTCTGTTTCTGCCAGCGGTGAGCGTACCAGCCGAGTGACTTCGCTAAAATAA
- a CDS encoding DUF411 domain-containing protein, with product MKRSIMTLALLATFSGQALAVDVVNHKSPYCGCCTEWTKHMEENGFTVKEVLHDDMNGIKQQLGVKPKLASCHTAEIGGYVFEGHIPAQDIKDFLANPPKNAKGLAVPGMPMGSPGMEYGDKKDSYAVYAFNERGQVFEYRFHKGN from the coding sequence ATGAAACGATCAATTATGACACTCGCCCTATTGGCTACATTTTCAGGGCAAGCGCTTGCCGTTGATGTAGTGAATCACAAATCACCTTACTGTGGTTGTTGCACCGAATGGACCAAACACATGGAAGAAAATGGTTTTACGGTTAAAGAAGTCCTGCATGACGACATGAATGGGATTAAGCAACAACTGGGGGTAAAACCAAAACTGGCCTCTTGCCATACCGCAGAGATCGGCGGTTATGTCTTTGAAGGTCACATTCCAGCGCAAGACATTAAAGACTTTCTGGCAAACCCACCGAAAAATGCGAAAGGGTTAGCAGTTCCGGGAATGCCTATGGGTTCACCGGGTATGGAATATGGCGATAAGAAAGACAGCTACGCGGTATACGCCTTTAATGAGCGCGGCCAAGTGTTTGAATACCGTTTCCATAAAGGAAACTGA